Proteins co-encoded in one Streptococcus parauberis NCFD 2020 genomic window:
- a CDS encoding aminotransferase: MQLPIFGVEEWLNENEKLAKYDIAGVSISSLSLNELFDITGTNRTQFYQTLAKTTLDYGWIEGSPQFKQAVANLYRNQTASNILQSNGATGANLTVLFTLVEPGDQIIAHYPSYQQLYDLPRSMGASIDYWHIKEENNWLPDLEELRNLVGPKTKLITINNANNPTGAYMDRDYLLELVEIARSCGAYLLSDEVYHSFESNQLLGIVDLYDKGISVNSLSKTFSLPGLRIGWIAAAESICKKIKNYRDYTMICAGVFDDKVASLALSHSDKILKRNEQIVSENLAILQEWVTQEDKASMIAPKKVSTAFVKLDIEGPIENFCRYLLNEYETLVVPGNRFARESYVRIGYTCKKETLIAGLQCLSLALNKYQADNKK; the protein is encoded by the coding sequence ATGCAATTACCAATTTTTGGAGTTGAAGAATGGTTAAATGAAAACGAAAAATTGGCTAAATATGATATAGCTGGTGTCTCCATTTCTTCTCTCTCACTAAATGAGTTATTTGACATTACTGGAACAAACAGGACTCAATTCTACCAGACATTGGCCAAGACAACTCTGGACTATGGGTGGATTGAAGGGTCACCTCAGTTCAAGCAAGCTGTTGCAAATTTATACAGGAATCAAACAGCTTCGAATATCCTGCAGAGCAATGGGGCAACAGGTGCCAACTTGACCGTCCTTTTTACTTTGGTTGAGCCTGGTGATCAAATCATTGCTCATTATCCCAGTTACCAACAACTTTATGATCTTCCGCGGTCAATGGGGGCATCTATTGACTACTGGCACATTAAAGAAGAAAATAATTGGTTGCCGGATTTAGAAGAATTAAGAAATCTGGTTGGACCTAAGACAAAGTTGATTACTATCAATAATGCTAACAATCCTACTGGAGCTTATATGGATCGGGACTATCTCCTGGAGCTGGTGGAGATTGCTAGGTCCTGTGGCGCTTATCTCTTGTCTGATGAAGTTTATCATTCCTTTGAGAGCAATCAATTGTTAGGAATTGTCGACCTTTATGACAAAGGAATTAGCGTCAACAGTTTATCCAAGACTTTTTCCTTACCTGGCCTTAGGATTGGTTGGATAGCTGCTGCAGAAAGCATATGTAAGAAAATAAAAAATTATCGGGATTACACAATGATTTGTGCAGGCGTCTTTGATGACAAGGTGGCTAGTTTAGCCCTTTCTCACTCAGATAAAATTCTCAAAAGGAATGAACAGATTGTAAGTGAAAATCTGGCCATTTTGCAAGAGTGGGTAACTCAAGAAGACAAAGCAAGTATGATCGCACCCAAAAAAGTTTCGACAGCTTTTGTCAAACTTGATATTGAAGGTCCAATTGAAAACTTTTGTCGGTACCTTTTAAACGAATATGAGACTTTGGTTGTACCGGGTAATCGCTTTGCCCGTGAGTCATATGTCAGAATTGGCTAT
- the addA gene encoding helicase-exonuclease AddAB subunit AddA — protein sequence MNFKPFLTADQIKALQLHEASSNKKQKRTPEQIEAIYTSGQNVLVSASAGSGKTFVMVERIIDKLLRGVAIEEMFISTFTVKAATELKERLEKKLVEAIKASDDYEMKSFLNYQLQSIHIADIGTMDSFTQKLISEYGYTLGIAPKYRIMQDKSEQDVIKDIIYKDLFEIYMASDETGDFLRLVKNFSGNRKDSNGFKEIVNKVYTFSQSTENPLLWLDEVFLKGAQDYQGYADLPDYIITDFLKIMSETAKQLRDLTEMEGYPKEKKDGKPTAKYTGHLKIIDYLEQNANEFNYIEDKDKISHLANEVSNLLPAGDSITVNKIAYQVYKQINASLRNLRHLDTIIQYQAESIPLLILLKNFVVDFSNAYLDRKKIENAFEFSDIAHFAIALLETYPEIRQLYQDKYHEVMVDEYQDNNHMQERLLDLLSSGHNRFMVGDIKQSIYRFRQADPQIFNSKFKAYQEDPNQGKLILLKENFRSQSEVLDVTNAIFTHLMDEEIGDILYDDNHRLIPGSAKQRELKTSNQAQVWIYDTDETSNPEPDSESDNDNLSPGQVKIVAKEIIRLHQEEAVPFSEITLLVSSRTRNDSIFQTFNQYGIPLVADGGQENYLKSVEVMVMLETLRSINNPYNDYALVALMRSPMFNFDEDQLARIALQTSQTQKLDSYYEKLKLAKSGQGQQRQLITTELAEKIGKFLSYLSQWRTYSQKQSLYSLIWKIYNDRFYFDFVGTLPKAEQAQANLYALALRAQQFEKTGFKGLTRFIGMIDKILNSQNDLADVDVAKPKDAVSIMTIHKSKGLEFQYVFILNCDKKFALKDIHSPMILSRHRGAGIKFLADLKDKLQANQLASLKVYLETIPYQMNRQELIFATLSEQMRLFYVAMTRAEKKLYLIGKGSQKKLVDKFDGQKEGNHLPKALRESMQSFQEWILAIQAAFPLKDLHFNLAYIDDSQLTDQEIGHLENKHSLDPDNLQNNRQTDEIARAIDMLDKVQELNQTYHAAITLPTVRTPSQIKKFYEPIMPSEGIDIISKTPFLPAEIVLPDFSKEKTVLASDIGSAMHELMQRIPISDSLSLDDVEEAKRLIDASEEVKAALNLNMVFDFFEHTELGQMLQRNKERLYREAPFAMLKMDNASHEKFVVRGIIDGFLRFDDRIILFDYKTDKYKNPLDIGHRYQDQMELYAEALQKAYGIHKIEKHLVLLGGKKVEIITL from the coding sequence ATGAACTTTAAGCCATTTTTAACTGCTGATCAAATCAAAGCTTTGCAATTACATGAAGCAAGTTCTAATAAAAAGCAAAAACGGACACCTGAGCAAATTGAAGCCATTTATACAAGTGGACAAAATGTTCTTGTATCAGCTTCAGCTGGTTCAGGTAAAACCTTTGTTATGGTTGAACGAATCATAGATAAGCTTCTCCGTGGAGTTGCAATCGAGGAAATGTTTATCTCTACATTTACTGTTAAAGCAGCTACGGAATTAAAAGAACGTCTTGAAAAGAAATTAGTTGAGGCAATTAAAGCTAGTGATGATTATGAGATGAAATCTTTTCTCAATTACCAACTCCAGTCTATACACATAGCTGACATAGGAACAATGGATTCCTTCACCCAAAAGTTGATTTCAGAATATGGTTATACCTTAGGAATTGCGCCCAAATATCGCATTATGCAAGACAAGTCTGAGCAAGATGTTATAAAAGATATTATTTATAAGGACCTATTTGAAATTTACATGGCATCAGATGAGACTGGTGACTTCCTCAGATTAGTCAAAAACTTTTCTGGAAATCGCAAGGATTCAAATGGTTTTAAGGAAATTGTCAATAAGGTCTACACCTTCAGTCAATCAACGGAAAATCCCTTATTATGGCTAGATGAGGTTTTCTTAAAAGGAGCACAAGACTACCAAGGCTATGCTGATTTACCGGATTATATTATCACTGATTTCCTCAAAATCATGTCTGAAACAGCAAAGCAATTACGTGATTTAACTGAGATGGAAGGTTATCCAAAAGAGAAAAAAGATGGTAAACCAACGGCTAAGTATACAGGACACTTAAAAATAATTGATTACTTAGAGCAGAACGCTAATGAGTTTAATTATATTGAAGATAAAGATAAGATAAGTCATTTAGCTAACGAAGTTTCAAACTTATTACCAGCAGGAGATTCTATTACAGTTAACAAAATCGCCTATCAAGTCTATAAGCAAATTAATGCTAGCTTAAGAAACTTACGTCATCTTGATACCATTATTCAGTATCAAGCAGAAAGTATCCCACTTTTAATCCTTCTGAAAAATTTTGTTGTTGATTTTTCAAATGCTTATCTAGATCGCAAAAAAATTGAGAATGCTTTTGAATTTTCAGACATTGCTCATTTTGCAATTGCTCTTCTAGAAACATACCCAGAGATTAGACAGCTGTATCAAGATAAGTACCATGAAGTAATGGTTGATGAGTATCAGGATAACAATCACATGCAAGAACGACTACTTGACTTATTATCAAGTGGGCATAATCGTTTTATGGTAGGTGATATAAAACAATCGATTTATCGCTTCCGTCAAGCTGACCCACAAATCTTTAATAGTAAATTTAAAGCGTATCAGGAAGATCCAAATCAAGGGAAATTAATCCTACTAAAAGAAAATTTCCGGAGTCAATCGGAAGTTCTTGATGTAACAAATGCTATATTTACTCATTTGATGGATGAAGAAATTGGTGATATCCTTTATGATGACAATCATCGTCTCATCCCAGGAAGTGCAAAACAAAGAGAACTGAAAACAAGTAATCAAGCTCAAGTCTGGATTTATGACACAGATGAGACAAGTAATCCTGAACCTGATTCAGAAAGTGACAATGACAACCTTAGCCCAGGTCAAGTCAAGATTGTAGCAAAAGAAATAATCCGTCTTCATCAAGAAGAAGCTGTACCCTTTTCAGAAATTACCTTATTGGTCTCATCCAGAACGCGTAATGACAGTATTTTTCAAACCTTTAATCAGTACGGCATACCACTAGTGGCAGATGGCGGTCAAGAAAACTATCTGAAGTCAGTAGAAGTCATGGTTATGCTAGAAACCCTTCGATCCATCAACAATCCTTATAATGACTATGCTTTGGTTGCCTTAATGCGATCGCCAATGTTTAACTTTGACGAAGATCAATTGGCAAGAATTGCTTTGCAGACAAGCCAAACTCAAAAGTTAGATAGTTATTATGAAAAATTAAAACTAGCAAAAAGTGGACAGGGTCAGCAGCGACAATTAATTACTACTGAATTAGCCGAAAAAATTGGCAAATTTCTAAGTTATCTTAGTCAATGGCGAACCTATTCTCAGAAGCAATCATTGTATTCCCTAATTTGGAAAATTTATAATGATCGATTCTATTTTGATTTTGTTGGAACATTACCGAAAGCTGAACAGGCTCAGGCCAACTTGTACGCACTTGCCTTACGGGCACAGCAATTCGAGAAGACAGGGTTTAAAGGTTTAACACGGTTTATCGGAATGATTGATAAAATTCTAAATAGTCAAAATGACTTGGCTGATGTTGATGTTGCGAAACCAAAAGATGCGGTTAGTATCATGACTATTCATAAATCGAAAGGCTTAGAGTTTCAGTATGTCTTTATCTTAAACTGTGATAAAAAATTTGCCTTGAAAGATATCCACTCACCGATGATTTTAAGCCGCCACCGTGGGGCTGGAATTAAATTTTTAGCTGATTTAAAAGACAAATTACAAGCTAATCAACTGGCTAGTCTAAAAGTTTATCTGGAAACAATTCCTTACCAAATGAATCGTCAGGAGTTAATCTTTGCTACCCTATCAGAACAAATGCGACTCTTCTATGTGGCGATGACCAGAGCAGAGAAAAAATTGTATTTGATTGGTAAAGGAAGTCAAAAGAAATTAGTAGATAAATTTGATGGTCAAAAAGAAGGAAACCACTTACCGAAAGCTTTAAGAGAAAGTATGCAAAGCTTTCAAGAATGGATTCTCGCTATCCAGGCTGCCTTTCCACTAAAAGACTTGCATTTTAATCTAGCATATATTGATGATAGTCAACTTACTGATCAAGAAATTGGCCATTTAGAAAACAAACATAGTTTAGATCCTGATAATCTCCAAAATAACCGGCAGACTGATGAGATTGCGCGTGCCATTGATATGTTGGATAAAGTCCAAGAGCTAAATCAAACATACCACGCGGCGATTACTTTACCAACAGTTCGTACCCCAAGTCAAATTAAGAAGTTTTATGAACCAATTATGCCTTCTGAAGGGATTGACATTATCAGTAAAACACCATTTTTACCGGCTGAAATTGTCTTGCCTGATTTTTCAAAAGAAAAAACAGTATTGGCTAGTGATATTGGTTCAGCAATGCATGAACTAATGCAGCGAATTCCCATCTCTGATTCTCTTAGCTTAGATGATGTTGAAGAAGCTAAAAGGTTAATTGATGCAAGTGAGGAAGTTAAAGCAGCATTAAACCTCAATATGGTGTTTGATTTCTTTGAACATACTGAATTAGGTCAAATGCTTCAAAGAAATAAAGAACGTTTATATCGTGAAGCACCATTTGCCATGCTCAAAATGGATAATGCCAGCCACGAAAAATTTGTTGTTCGTGGGATCATTGATGGTTTCTTACGTTTTGATGATAGAATTATCCTTTTTGATTATAAAACGGACAAGTACAAGAATCCTCTTGATATTGGCCATCGTTACCAAGACCAAATGGAACTATATGCAGAAGCTCTCCAAAAAGCCTATGGCATTCATAAAATTGAAAAACATTTAGTCCTACTTGGTGGAAAAAAAGTTGAAATAATAACCTTATAA
- the rexB gene encoding ATP-dependent nuclease subunit B gives MRLLYTDINNSLTQILVNHAQDYAQTGSKVFYIAPNSLSFEKERSVLELLDREASFDITITRFAQLARYFTLDIDNHSNSLTDAALVMVIYRSIMQLTEDDLSVYSQLRADLTFVEQLKDLYKELKISNLSVFDISFENERKAHDLITIFTKIEEVLQAESLVQENPLNSLTDHIIQGHLDQELSTTVLVIDGFTRFSAEEELLVAALNDKCQEVVIGTYISKKAQAKSYIEGNLYQASLDFMRDLSGHFQAKMEYVTSQQSFHEEFGLLSELLEAEADFTQTDKMLPAQARERIHIWQSLNQKEELEHIAKAIRQKLYQGHRYKDILVLLGDVEAYQAQIGPVFDKYEIPYYLGRSEAILHHPLVQFVESLERCRSYNWRREDIVNLLKSGLFGHFEKDWVDQFEAYVEFADINGYTKFSRPFEVNSTDGNNHFRFDLEIVNQIREFSFSNLAQLFKSQKQKGLSLLEKLMTLLNAVDLPKNFQEMMTVQDENEQERDQEVWKTFVSILEDFQLVFANEKLTLDQTLSLLKMAMQAANYRAVPATLDVVTVKSYDLVEPHSKPFVMALGLTQNNFPKKTKNTSLISDQERSQTNEDQDYFHRFDLASQDNAKKNHFTALSLFNAATEELLLSYPLMLNESSEDMSTYLKSVHQYGIPIEEKGKNNLSRTDLDIGNYKSLLSQLVEINRGAIEGELQEEDKNFWTVMLRYLKKRLANENLQFPQAKNHLETKAISEEVMSLRYPEQKPMSLSTSALTVFFDNQYKYFLQYVLGLQELQTIHPDARQHGTYLHKVFETIMGDHRPIDFDQKVEDALNVTRQNNQFKHFYLEDAQGRYSLQVLEDIAKSTAGILKLNQNLKVLSQEEAFELPITQSLLVKGKIDRIDQLVDDSIGIVDYKSSANKFDIGCFYNGLNSQLVTYLAALREKAAAMSTEEKAISIFGAMYLHLQDPKLDLKDFKQLDDKLVEEVYKDLTYKGIFLEDEKEKLSDGSYQTKNNLYSQEEVNQLVAFNQFLYEEAEGFIRRGHFLINPYTEDGKTVKGDQLKAITRFESDLDMGQARQLVTLPTREKREGFLTMMKKEVSPNEL, from the coding sequence ATGAGATTACTATATACTGATATAAATAATTCTTTAACACAGATTCTAGTCAACCATGCTCAAGATTATGCACAAACTGGTAGCAAGGTTTTTTATATTGCTCCAAATTCATTATCTTTTGAAAAGGAACGATCGGTCCTAGAATTACTTGATAGAGAAGCCTCGTTTGATATTACGATTACTCGATTTGCTCAATTGGCTCGTTATTTTACACTTGATATTGATAATCATTCTAATTCATTGACTGACGCAGCATTAGTGATGGTGATTTACAGAAGTATTATGCAACTTACAGAGGATGATTTATCTGTTTATAGTCAATTGAGAGCTGACTTAACCTTTGTCGAACAGTTAAAAGACCTTTATAAAGAATTAAAAATTTCAAATTTATCTGTATTCGATATTTCTTTTGAAAACGAACGTAAAGCACATGATTTAATTACTATTTTCACAAAAATTGAAGAAGTACTGCAAGCAGAATCCTTAGTTCAAGAGAATCCTCTTAATTCTCTAACTGACCATATAATACAAGGCCATTTAGACCAAGAGTTATCGACAACTGTGCTTGTTATTGATGGCTTTACCCGTTTTTCTGCAGAAGAAGAATTGTTAGTTGCAGCCTTGAACGATAAGTGTCAAGAAGTCGTGATTGGAACCTACATCAGTAAAAAAGCACAAGCCAAATCATATATTGAAGGAAATCTTTATCAAGCCAGTTTAGATTTTATGAGGGACTTATCTGGTCATTTTCAGGCTAAGATGGAGTATGTTACTAGTCAACAATCATTTCATGAAGAGTTTGGTCTCTTAAGTGAATTATTGGAGGCTGAAGCGGACTTTACTCAGACCGACAAAATGTTGCCAGCGCAAGCTCGAGAGCGGATTCATATCTGGCAATCGCTCAATCAAAAAGAGGAACTTGAGCATATCGCCAAAGCTATTCGCCAAAAGTTGTATCAGGGTCATCGCTATAAGGACATTTTAGTTCTGTTAGGCGATGTTGAGGCTTATCAGGCGCAAATTGGTCCCGTTTTTGATAAGTATGAGATTCCATATTATTTAGGTCGCTCGGAGGCGATTTTACATCATCCTTTGGTTCAGTTTGTAGAATCTTTGGAGAGATGTCGTTCCTATAATTGGCGTCGGGAGGACATAGTTAACCTTTTGAAATCAGGGCTCTTTGGACATTTTGAGAAAGACTGGGTTGATCAGTTTGAAGCTTATGTTGAATTTGCTGATATTAATGGTTACACCAAGTTTTCACGTCCATTTGAGGTAAACTCAACAGATGGCAATAATCATTTTCGTTTTGATTTGGAAATAGTGAACCAGATCAGAGAGTTTTCCTTTAGTAATTTAGCCCAGTTATTCAAAAGTCAGAAGCAAAAAGGGCTGTCGCTTCTCGAGAAACTAATGACACTCTTAAATGCAGTCGACTTGCCGAAGAACTTTCAAGAGATGATGACAGTGCAAGATGAAAATGAACAAGAGCGTGATCAGGAAGTCTGGAAAACCTTCGTATCTATTCTAGAGGATTTCCAACTAGTCTTTGCAAATGAAAAGTTGACTTTAGATCAAACCTTATCCCTTTTGAAAATGGCTATGCAAGCTGCTAATTACCGTGCAGTTCCTGCAACATTAGATGTGGTCACTGTTAAATCTTATGATCTAGTAGAACCTCACAGTAAGCCCTTTGTAATGGCTTTAGGATTGACTCAAAATAATTTTCCTAAGAAGACAAAAAATACCAGTCTTATTTCTGATCAAGAAAGAAGTCAAACTAATGAAGATCAGGATTATTTCCATCGATTTGACCTTGCAAGTCAGGATAATGCCAAAAAGAATCATTTTACGGCCTTATCATTGTTTAATGCAGCAACAGAAGAATTACTTTTAAGCTATCCGCTGATGTTAAATGAGTCCTCTGAGGATATGTCTACTTATCTGAAATCAGTTCATCAATATGGTATTCCGATTGAAGAAAAAGGGAAAAATAATCTGTCACGAACTGACTTAGATATTGGTAACTATAAGTCCTTGTTATCACAACTCGTTGAAATAAATCGTGGTGCTATTGAAGGTGAATTGCAAGAAGAAGATAAAAATTTCTGGACAGTTATGCTTCGTTACTTAAAGAAACGCCTTGCAAATGAAAATCTTCAGTTTCCACAAGCAAAAAATCATTTGGAAACTAAGGCTATTAGTGAAGAAGTCATGTCATTAAGGTATCCTGAGCAAAAACCAATGTCACTTTCAACATCTGCCTTGACTGTCTTTTTTGATAATCAATACAAATATTTCTTGCAATATGTTCTTGGTCTGCAAGAATTGCAAACTATCCATCCAGATGCTCGCCAACACGGAACCTATTTACACAAAGTATTTGAAACAATTATGGGCGATCATCGTCCAATTGATTTTGACCAGAAGGTAGAGGATGCCTTAAATGTAACACGTCAAAACAATCAATTTAAACATTTTTATTTGGAAGATGCGCAGGGCAGATACAGTTTACAAGTTTTAGAAGATATCGCAAAATCAACTGCAGGCATTCTAAAACTTAATCAGAATCTTAAAGTCTTAAGTCAGGAAGAAGCATTTGAATTGCCAATTACTCAGTCCTTATTAGTCAAAGGTAAAATTGATAGGATTGATCAACTTGTTGATGATAGTATTGGTATTGTTGATTACAAGTCAAGTGCTAACAAATTTGACATCGGCTGTTTTTACAATGGCTTAAATTCACAGCTAGTTACCTATTTAGCAGCCTTAAGAGAAAAAGCGGCAGCCATGTCGACAGAAGAAAAAGCGATTTCTATTTTTGGTGCTATGTACTTACATTTACAAGATCCTAAATTAGATTTAAAAGATTTTAAACAGTTGGATGATAAATTAGTTGAGGAAGTATACAAAGATTTAACTTATAAAGGTATTTTCTTAGAAGATGAAAAAGAGAAGCTTTCAGACGGTTCCTACCAAACTAAAAATAACTTGTATAGCCAAGAAGAAGTAAATCAATTAGTCGCCTTTAATCAATTTCTCTATGAGGAAGCTGAAGGTTTTATTCGTAGAGGTCATTTCTTGATTAATCCATATACAGAGGATGGAAAAACTGTTAAGGGAGATCAACTAAAAGCAATTACAAGGTTTGAATCTGATCTTGATATGGGTCAAGCTCGTCAATTAGTGACCCTTCCGACTAGAGAAAAAAGGGAAGGATTTTTAACCATGATGAAAAAGGAGGTGAGTCCAAATGAACTTTAA